The region TATTCATCGgataaaaatgcaaaaaaaaaaaaaaaaaaaagtgttaaATTGAATAGATAAAGAATTTATTACTCAAATCGCTTATAGTATGAATATGTAAAgaatttattactcaaaagtcAAAAACCAAAGGAAACCACAATTCACTCACTTTGGACTGCTGAATAGTAAACCCTAATTCCCAATTCTTCGACATTTTACCTCGACGGATAAACTACTTGGTTCGTCCGATTGTAAGATAGGTAAGTTTCTTCTTCATAAACCTCCGTATTTTTTATTCTTTGTAAGTCGTGTGTCAAAGAGATTTCGTTTGAATTATGTTGGTAGGATTTCTTCTGTTCATTCCAGTTGGAAACGTAATCTCTGTTTTTGGTTAGTCGTTGTCTATCATTATGTGATCATGTAAGTTCTTTTAAGTTAGGTTTTGCCAGAGGAAGCCATTGATGCAACCAAAAGCTTGAGGATACATCAAACTCGAACCAAAAAGGAATCGTTTCCTTTTACACATAATCTGTCTCACTCTAGGGTTTCGTGGCATGGGTGACACTATTTCACAAGGTGAGCTTATTGTTCCATGTTTCTTATTAAATAActtggtttatttatttatttatttttcctgAATCTAACAACAGAGAGAAATAAAAGGAGGGTTGTCACTTGTGCTAAAGAGGATATAATCAGTAACTTGCCTGAACACTTAATAGACTCAATCTTAGAGcgggtcccacttgaagaggctGTAAGGACAAGCATTTTATCAAAAAATTGGAGGCATAGATGGACCAAAATGGGGGCACTGGCTTTTGATGAGCAGTTCttcaaaaaatatacaaaaaatggAGCTTTTGGTCGTAATGGGTTTATAAGGATCATAAACAAAGTCTTGATCCTTCATAATGGTCCTATCTCAAAATTTCTTCTCCATATACCCAATATGAATATGTTTCTTGATTGCTTCGAAGAAGTCGATCAATGGATGCTACTCTTATCAAGAAACGGAGTCAAGGAACTCATTCTTACTAATTCAAATCAACGTTATCAACTTCCTTCTTATGTGTTTTCTTGTCTAGAATTGACaaagttgaaaatgaaacactGTTTCTTTAAGCCACCACTTAATTTTGAAGGATTTCTCAATCTTGAAGATCTTAATCTCCGATGTATTGACTTTGGGGCTAACTTGTGTGGAACTCAGATCAACTTACCACAACTTAAGAAGTTGTCTCTGCATAAGTGCACAAATGTTTACAATTTCGACATTAAGGCTACAAAATTGGAAAAATTGACTGTCATTGCTTGCCCTGATGCTATATTGACCACAATGTTAAGTAACATGACCAAAATTAAATGTTTTTTCGTCGATGCTCAGTTTCTCAAGGTATAATTCTCATATCGTTTTGAAGCCTTTCTCTTCCTCAATAGAAGCATTGTCATTTAATCTAACTTGCACCTCATAGATTTTTACTGCAGAAAATATTCCAAAGTGGGTACCACAACCGATTAATAGCTTAACGAGGTTGTGGTTCCAAAAATTTCAACTTGGTGACTTGCATCAACTTAATGGTGCTCTTTGTTTGCTTCGGAACTCACCAAATCTAAAGACACTGGGGATGCACTTGGAGATGGTAAAGTAAAAGTATATTTATTTTGCTTGTGTTGTACAAGAGTTGGATGCTAAAGTGCGTTTGCATTTTTATGTTATTTCAGAAACATGGAGGTAACGTAGGACCCGCTTCAAGTATATTGGAATCTCCAAACTGCTTGGATATATCGAATCGATTGCAAACTGTGAAGATAGATTGTTTACAAGGATCAAAACCGGAACTGCTTTTTGTAAAACTTCTTCTTGCTCATTCCTCTTCTCTACAGAAGTTTACCATCACACCAAGTCGAGCTCTTGATGTTAA is a window of Lactuca sativa cultivar Salinas chromosome 1, Lsat_Salinas_v11, whole genome shotgun sequence DNA encoding:
- the LOC111879315 gene encoding F-box/FBD/LRR-repeat protein At1g13570; translated protein: MGDTISQERNKRRVVTCAKEDIISNLPEHLIDSILERVPLEEAVRTSILSKNWRHRWTKMGALAFDEQFFKKYTKNGAFGRNGFIRIINKVLILHNGPISKFLLHIPNMNMFLDCFEEVDQWMLLLSRNGVKELILTNSNQRYQLPSYVFSCLELTKLKMKHCFFKPPLNFEGFLNLEDLNLRCIDFGANLCGTQINLPQLKKLSLHKCTNVYNFDIKATKLEKLTVIACPDAILTTMLSNMTKIKCFFVDAQFLKIFTAENIPKWVPQPINSLTRLWFQKFQLGDLHQLNGALCLLRNSPNLKTLGMHLEMKHGGNVGPASSILESPNCLDISNRLQTVKIDCLQGSKPELLFVKLLLAHSSSLQKFTITPSRALDVKKILDISKDVMRFSRASPKAEMIYLNPKP